A single region of the Chrysoperla carnea chromosome 5, inChrCarn1.1, whole genome shotgun sequence genome encodes:
- the LOC123300251 gene encoding 40S ribosomal protein S27 codes for MPLAIDLLHPNPEQQRRAHKKKRLVQHPNSYFMDVKCPGCYAISTIFSHAQSAVPCKGCSTILCTSTGGKARLTEGCSFRRKQH; via the coding sequence ATGCCATTAGCAATTGACTTATTGCACCCAAATCCAGAACAACAGCGTCGGGCACATAAGAAAAAACGATTAGTACAACATCcaaatagttattttatggaTGTCAAATGTCCTGGTTGTTATGCAATTTCAACGATATTTAGCCATGCCCAATCAGCAGTACCTTGCAAAGGATGCTCCACAATTTTATGCACATCAACCGGGGGCAAAGCAAGACTTACAGAAGGATGTTCATTCAGGCGTAAACAACATTaa